The Gammaproteobacteria bacterium genome includes a window with the following:
- a CDS encoding outer membrane beta-barrel protein, whose product MRQLLASVFAVGMLLSVPAAAADLEYNYVDFGFISVEPDGGGADFDGLGLRGSFLVNPEIFVIGEFTSASAETGFGDIDRTDLAFGAGYRHALNPSTDVYGSIEYLNVEVDPAFDDDGLRLSGGVRVAMSDRLELRGALQYIDLTDSDTVLSVGAQYQFMPKLAGFFELREGDNFGGYFIGGRYSF is encoded by the coding sequence ATGCGTCAACTATTGGCAAGTGTTTTTGCTGTCGGCATGCTGCTGAGCGTCCCGGCTGCCGCGGCAGACCTGGAGTACAACTACGTGGATTTCGGTTTCATCAGTGTCGAACCTGACGGCGGCGGTGCCGATTTCGACGGTCTCGGCCTGCGTGGGTCCTTCCTGGTCAATCCGGAAATCTTCGTTATCGGCGAGTTCACTTCCGCTTCGGCAGAAACCGGCTTCGGCGACATCGATCGCACCGACCTGGCTTTCGGCGCCGGCTATCGTCATGCGCTCAACCCGAGCACGGACGTCTATGGTTCGATCGAGTACCTGAATGTCGAAGTGGATCCGGCATTCGATGATGACGGCCTGCGCCTGAGCGGCGGTGTCCGTGTCGCCATGTCGGACCGCCTGGAACTGCGGGGTGCCTTGCAGTACATCGACCTGACCGATTCGGATACCGTCCTCTCGGTCGGTGCGCAGTACCAGTTCATGCCAAAGCTGGCTGGTTTCTTCGAGCTGCGTGAAGGCGACAACTTCGGTGGTTACTTCATCGGTGGTCGCTACAGCTTCTGA
- a CDS encoding lytic murein transglycosylase has protein sequence MTSLPANPAHHPVLRFSHVLIAGLVMTAMAPSSMAGDNINAPAAAENFNGCLARLETRAADRGIEAATLRATLPGIEQAQRVIKSDSAQPEFFYTFWHYLNRRVTEQRVERGREMLQQHYRLLHQVYREFGVRPEYLVAFWGLETNYGSYFGKIPVLDALATLACDQRRSEFFTGEFLTALELHQRGDMDLTRAKGSWAGAMGHTQFMPSTFERYALDHDGDGHRDLYGSLADAFASSANYLSSIGWAPGERWGREVIVPFRFDWSQASMNTKKTVSEWRALGLRDAFGRPLPESDMKGSLLLPMGHKGPAFLVYENFNIIMEWNRSLSYALAVGHLADRIAGMGELTAKRPEAIELLSRAEVTEIQSILNRLGYASGEPDGVVGRQTRKAAQRFQADAGLPADGYPDKTLLAALRQTAQ, from the coding sequence ATGACCAGCCTGCCTGCCAATCCTGCCCACCACCCTGTACTGCGTTTCAGCCATGTGCTGATCGCGGGCCTGGTGATGACAGCAATGGCGCCGTCCAGCATGGCAGGTGACAACATCAATGCGCCAGCAGCGGCCGAGAATTTCAATGGCTGCCTGGCGAGGCTGGAAACCCGGGCCGCCGACCGCGGCATCGAGGCTGCCACCCTCCGGGCCACCCTGCCCGGCATCGAGCAGGCACAGCGCGTCATCAAGTCGGATTCGGCGCAACCCGAGTTCTTCTACACCTTCTGGCACTACCTGAATCGCCGGGTTACCGAGCAACGGGTCGAACGTGGCCGCGAGATGCTGCAACAGCATTACCGCCTGCTGCACCAGGTGTATCGCGAATTCGGCGTGCGGCCGGAATACCTGGTCGCTTTCTGGGGCCTGGAAACGAATTACGGCAGCTACTTCGGCAAGATCCCGGTCCTGGATGCACTTGCGACCCTCGCCTGCGACCAGCGCCGCAGCGAATTCTTCACCGGCGAGTTCCTGACTGCCCTGGAGCTGCACCAGCGCGGCGACATGGACCTGACCCGTGCCAAGGGTTCCTGGGCTGGCGCCATGGGCCACACCCAGTTCATGCCTTCCACCTTCGAGCGCTATGCGCTGGACCACGATGGCGATGGCCATCGCGATCTGTACGGCAGCCTGGCCGATGCCTTTGCTTCCTCCGCCAACTACCTGTCCAGCATTGGCTGGGCTCCGGGCGAACGCTGGGGACGCGAAGTCATCGTGCCGTTCCGCTTCGACTGGTCACAGGCGAGCATGAACACCAAGAAAACGGTCTCGGAGTGGCGCGCACTCGGATTGCGTGACGCCTTCGGGCGCCCGCTGCCGGAATCGGACATGAAAGGCTCGCTGCTCCTGCCAATGGGCCACAAGGGGCCGGCCTTCCTGGTCTACGAAAACTTCAACATCATCATGGAGTGGAACCGCTCCTTGTCCTATGCGCTGGCGGTCGGCCATCTCGCGGATCGCATCGCCGGCATGGGCGAACTGACGGCCAAGCGCCCGGAAGCCATCGAGCTGCTGAGCCGTGCCGAAGTCACTGAAATCCAGTCCATCCTCAACCGGCTCGGCTATGCCAGTGGCGAGCCGGATGGCGTGGTCGGGCGCCAGACCCGCAAGGCAGCGCAGCGCTTCCAGGCCGATGCCGGCCTGCCGGCTGACGGCTACCCCGACAAGACCCTGCTTGCTGCCTTGCGACAGACAGCCCAGTAA